The Acidimicrobiales bacterium genome has a window encoding:
- the pyrH gene encoding UMP kinase, with protein MAFTRVVLKLSGEALMGSEPYGIDPVRITEVARQVSSACDRGVQVAVVVGAGNIFRGLQGASIGMDRATADYMGMIATVLNALAIQDAMEKLGLVTRVQSAISMQEVAEPYIRRRAIRHLEKGRVVIFAGGTGNPFFTTDTTAALRALEIGAECILMAKNGVEGVLDADPRVVPEARLISRISHMEAIERGLKVMDTTALTLCMDNGLPIHVFNMGDERNIGRLLEGERVGTMVVTDQEA; from the coding sequence GTGGCCTTCACGCGGGTCGTCCTGAAGCTCTCGGGCGAGGCCCTGATGGGCTCCGAGCCCTACGGCATCGACCCCGTGCGCATCACCGAGGTGGCCCGCCAGGTGTCCTCGGCGTGCGACCGCGGCGTGCAGGTGGCGGTCGTCGTGGGGGCGGGCAACATCTTCCGCGGCCTGCAGGGCGCCTCCATCGGCATGGACCGGGCCACCGCGGACTACATGGGCATGATCGCCACCGTGCTCAACGCGCTGGCCATCCAGGACGCCATGGAGAAGCTCGGGCTCGTCACCCGCGTGCAGTCGGCCATCTCGATGCAGGAGGTCGCCGAGCCGTACATCCGCCGGCGCGCCATCCGCCACCTCGAGAAGGGCCGGGTGGTCATCTTCGCCGGCGGGACGGGCAACCCGTTCTTCACCACCGACACGACGGCGGCCCTGCGGGCGCTGGAGATCGGCGCCGAATGCATCCTGATGGCCAAGAACGGGGTGGAGGGCGTCCTGGACGCCGACCCGCGTGTGGTCCCCGAGGCCCGCTTGATCTCGCGCATCAGCCACATGGAGGCCATCGAGCGCGGCCTCAAGGTGATGGACACCACGGCCCTCACCCTCTGCATGGACAACGGGTTGCCCATCCATGTGTTCAACATGGGCGACGAGCGCAACATCGGCCGGCTGCTCGAGGGCGAGCGGGTCGGCACGATGGTGGTCACCGATCAGGAGGCGTAG
- a CDS encoding phosphatidate cytidylyltransferase gives MAVPGIAVAVAAVAVGGPLFVAAVLLIAGLALYELYNLTAAWGPLRWAGYLGAAACIVAVWLHDFPEHGLLIGLGIGLGACAVAGLMLQRREDVTARVAITMFGIFYVGVPLAVLVMMRELPDGAGAVANVLVGVWVFDTASYFGGRLWGTRPIAPVTSPKKTVEGAAIGLVVATMAVWVAGLYMDWIDGWQSLLLGLAICPAAFLGDLFESLLKRDAGAKDSGRLLLGHGGVLDRFDAMLFGSVAAYLATIALVY, from the coding sequence GTGGCGGTTCCCGGGATCGCGGTGGCCGTGGCGGCGGTGGCGGTGGGCGGCCCGCTGTTCGTGGCGGCCGTGCTCCTGATCGCCGGCCTGGCCCTCTACGAGCTCTACAACCTCACGGCGGCGTGGGGGCCCCTGCGCTGGGCCGGCTACCTGGGCGCCGCGGCCTGCATCGTGGCCGTCTGGCTGCACGACTTCCCCGAGCACGGTCTGCTGATCGGCCTGGGGATCGGGCTGGGGGCGTGCGCGGTGGCCGGCCTCATGCTGCAGCGACGCGAGGATGTGACCGCGCGGGTGGCCATCACGATGTTCGGCATCTTCTACGTGGGCGTCCCGCTGGCGGTGCTGGTGATGATGCGCGAGCTGCCCGACGGCGCCGGCGCGGTGGCCAACGTGCTGGTGGGGGTGTGGGTGTTCGACACGGCCTCCTACTTCGGCGGGCGCCTGTGGGGCACCCGGCCGATCGCGCCCGTGACCTCGCCCAAGAAGACCGTGGAGGGTGCCGCCATCGGCCTGGTCGTGGCCACCATGGCGGTCTGGGTCGCCGGGCTCTACATGGACTGGATCGACGGCTGGCAGTCGCTGCTGCTGGGCTTGGCGATCTGCCCCGCGGCATTCCTGGGCGATCTGTTCGAGTCGCTGCTGAAACGCGACGCGGGCGCCAAGGACTCGGGCCGGCTGCTGCTGGGACACGGGGGCGTGCTGGACCGCTTCGATGCGATGCTCTTCGGGTCGGTGGCCGCCTACCTGGCCACCATCGCCCTGGTCTACTGA
- a CDS encoding M42 family metallopeptidase → MNLELLTELCETPGTSGREERIRAIARRELEPLCDSVEVDPLGNLIARRAGGGGPRVMLSAHLDEIGFMVTHVEDGGFLRFLPLGGFDAKTLSAQRVIVHGREDLLGVMGSRPVHIMSDEEKRRPPKLEDFYVDLGLPAERVKELVRPGDVITRERAMARLGDLLTCKSLDNRAGLYVMIEAVRSLAEHECEVVAVASVQEEVGLRGARVATARVKPDIGLAIDITLANDGPGAKGHERISALGDGAAIKVFDASAIVPGELVDHLVAVATEREIPHQLEIMTRGGTDTRELQLSGDGAMAGCVSIPTRYVHQVVETCHPDDLDACVALVAAFCETAHTLAPAR, encoded by the coding sequence ATGAACCTGGAGCTCCTTACCGAGCTGTGTGAGACCCCGGGCACCTCGGGGCGCGAGGAGCGCATCAGGGCCATCGCCCGCCGCGAGCTCGAGCCGCTGTGCGACTCGGTGGAGGTGGACCCTCTGGGCAACCTCATCGCGCGCCGGGCCGGCGGGGGCGGTCCGCGGGTGATGCTCTCGGCGCACCTGGACGAGATCGGCTTCATGGTCACGCACGTCGAGGACGGCGGCTTCCTGCGGTTCCTGCCGCTGGGGGGCTTCGACGCCAAGACCCTCTCCGCCCAGCGGGTGATCGTGCACGGGCGCGAGGATCTGCTGGGGGTGATGGGCAGCCGGCCGGTCCACATCATGAGCGACGAGGAGAAGCGCCGGCCGCCCAAGCTGGAGGACTTCTATGTCGATCTGGGGCTGCCGGCCGAGCGCGTCAAGGAGCTGGTGCGCCCCGGCGATGTCATCACGCGCGAGCGCGCGATGGCCCGGCTGGGCGATCTGCTCACGTGCAAGAGCCTGGACAACCGCGCCGGCCTGTACGTGATGATCGAGGCGGTCCGGAGCCTGGCCGAGCACGAGTGCGAGGTGGTGGCCGTGGCATCGGTGCAGGAGGAGGTGGGCCTGCGCGGGGCACGGGTGGCCACGGCGCGCGTGAAGCCCGACATCGGCCTGGCCATCGACATCACCCTGGCCAACGACGGGCCGGGCGCCAAGGGCCACGAGCGCATCTCCGCGCTGGGGGACGGGGCGGCCATCAAGGTCTTCGACGCCAGCGCCATCGTCCCCGGCGAGCTGGTGGACCACCTGGTGGCGGTCGCCACCGAGCGCGAGATCCCGCACCAGCTGGAGATCATGACCCGCGGGGGCACCGACACCCGGGAGCTGCAGCTCTCGGGCGACGGCGCGATGGCCGGCTGCGTCTCGATCCCCACGCGCTACGTGCACCAGGTGGTCGAGACCTGCCACCCCGACGACCTGGACGCCTGCGTCGCCCTGGTGGCGGCGTTCTGCGAGACGGCCCACACGTTGGCCCCGGCGCGTTAG
- the tsf gene encoding translation elongation factor Ts has protein sequence MSTAVTAAMVKELRERTGAGMMDCKNALTEAGGDIESATAELRKKGLADAAKRAGRAANEGLVDSYIHANGRVGVLLEVNCETDFVARTEQFQDFVHDLALHIAAMKPQFVSMDEIPESLVASERAIYEEQAKDVPEKAREKAVEGKLNKQLKSLCLLDQEFVKDGAEKKPRTIEDLRVEVAAGLGENVTIRRFAVFELGQ, from the coding sequence GTGAGCACAGCCGTCACCGCAGCCATGGTGAAGGAGCTGCGCGAGCGCACGGGCGCCGGGATGATGGACTGCAAGAACGCCCTCACAGAGGCCGGCGGGGACATCGAGTCCGCCACCGCCGAGCTGCGCAAGAAGGGCCTCGCGGACGCCGCCAAGCGCGCCGGCCGCGCCGCCAACGAGGGCCTGGTGGACAGCTACATCCACGCCAACGGCCGCGTGGGCGTGCTGCTGGAGGTCAACTGCGAGACCGACTTCGTGGCCCGCACCGAGCAGTTCCAGGACTTCGTGCACGACCTGGCGCTGCACATCGCCGCCATGAAGCCGCAGTTCGTCTCCATGGACGAGATCCCGGAGTCGTTGGTCGCCTCCGAGCGCGCGATCTACGAGGAGCAGGCCAAGGACGTCCCCGAGAAGGCCCGCGAGAAGGCCGTCGAGGGCAAGCTGAACAAGCAGCTCAAGTCGCTCTGCCTGCTCGACCAGGAGTTCGTCAAGGACGGCGCCGAGAAGAAGCCGCGCACCATCGAGGACCTCCGGGTCGAGGTGGCCGCCGGCCTGGGCGAGAACGTCACCATCCGCCGCTTCGCCGTGTTCGAGCTTGGCCAGTAG
- the frr gene encoding ribosome recycling factor has translation MQELLNEAKRRMEGAGKALANEFATVRTGRASTALLDRVTVEAYGVRTPLNQLAGVSTPDARLIVVQPYDQSIIGSIEKALMESDIGLNPSNDGKLIRLPVPPLTEERRKEMVRLVHKMAEEARVAVRNVRKDTLKDLKAEEKEGGISRDDLGRAETEVQNLTDAEVKVIDDLLAHKEAEILEV, from the coding sequence ATGCAGGAGCTACTGAACGAGGCCAAGCGGCGCATGGAGGGCGCGGGCAAGGCGCTGGCGAACGAGTTCGCCACGGTGCGCACCGGCCGTGCCTCCACCGCGCTGCTGGACCGCGTCACCGTGGAGGCCTACGGGGTCCGCACGCCCCTCAACCAGCTGGCGGGGGTCAGCACCCCCGACGCGCGCCTGATCGTCGTGCAGCCCTACGACCAGAGCATCATCGGCTCCATCGAGAAGGCGCTCATGGAGTCCGACATCGGGCTGAACCCCAGCAACGATGGCAAGCTGATCCGGCTGCCGGTGCCGCCCCTCACCGAGGAGCGACGCAAGGAGATGGTCCGCCTGGTGCACAAGATGGCCGAGGAGGCGCGCGTCGCGGTGCGCAACGTCCGTAAGGACACCCTCAAGGATCTGAAGGCCGAGGAGAAGGAGGGCGGCATCTCCCGCGACGACCTCGGTCGCGCCGAGACGGAGGTCCAGAACCTCACCGACGCCGAGGTCAAGGTCATCGACGACCTGCTGGCCCACAAAGAGGCGGAGATCCTCGAGGTCTGA
- a CDS encoding RluA family pseudouridine synthase yields the protein MSDRPPAPLRVTVGPEWDGRRLDAAVGGLDAVGSRAEAQRLIEGGRVRVDGTVRAKRHTLAVGEMVEVEPQQAPLSALVPEAGVPFGVVFEDDHLIVVDKPAGVVVHPSAGHGAGTLVHGLLAHAVAGGDDPTRPGIVHRLDRDTSGLLVVAKSERAHRRLQRMMKKREIERRYLVLVHGQAPAARTVERPIGRDRRTRTRMSTHVREGEGREALTHLRRIEALADFSLMEARLDTGRTHQIRVHLEAEGLPVVGDPVYCRRPNPFGLGRQFLHAAHLAFPHPETGEPVDCSSPLPDDLAAVLDAARVRAAAAAELAPPTPWG from the coding sequence GTGAGCGACCGCCCGCCCGCGCCCCTGCGGGTGACGGTGGGGCCCGAGTGGGACGGCCGGCGCCTGGACGCCGCCGTGGGAGGGCTCGATGCCGTGGGGAGCCGCGCCGAGGCCCAGCGCCTGATCGAGGGGGGCCGGGTGCGGGTGGACGGCACCGTGCGCGCAAAGCGCCACACCCTCGCGGTGGGCGAGATGGTGGAGGTGGAGCCCCAGCAGGCACCCCTGTCGGCGCTCGTCCCCGAGGCCGGCGTGCCGTTCGGCGTCGTGTTCGAGGATGATCACCTGATCGTGGTGGACAAGCCTGCGGGCGTCGTGGTCCACCCCTCGGCCGGACACGGCGCCGGCACGCTGGTGCACGGGTTGCTGGCCCACGCGGTGGCCGGCGGCGACGACCCCACCCGCCCCGGGATCGTGCACCGCCTGGACCGCGACACCTCCGGGCTGCTGGTGGTGGCCAAGTCCGAGCGCGCCCACCGGCGCCTGCAGCGGATGATGAAAAAGCGCGAGATCGAGCGCCGCTACCTGGTGCTGGTGCACGGGCAGGCCCCCGCGGCGCGCACCGTCGAGCGGCCCATCGGCCGAGACCGGCGCACCCGCACGCGGATGTCCACCCACGTGCGCGAGGGGGAGGGGCGCGAGGCGCTCACCCACCTGCGGCGCATCGAGGCGCTGGCCGACTTCAGCCTGATGGAGGCCCGCCTGGACACCGGGCGCACCCATCAGATCCGCGTGCACCTCGAGGCCGAGGGGCTGCCCGTGGTGGGCGATCCGGTCTACTGCCGGCGCCCGAACCCGTTCGGCCTCGGGCGTCAGTTCCTGCACGCCGCGCATCTGGCGTTCCCGCACCCGGAGACGGGCGAGCCGGTGGACTGTTCGAGCCCATTGCCCGACGATCTGGCCGCGGTGCTGGATGCCGCCCGCGTCCGCGCGGCCGCCGCCGCGGAACTGGCGCCCCCGACCCCCTGGGGCTGA
- the uppS gene encoding polyprenyl diphosphate synthase encodes MALSSRWRAARSAIGLARAPRPAPSAPGPAVPRSVAIIMDGNGRWARERRLPVGAGHRAGARALKRVVRAAGDAGVEDLTIYSFSTENWSRPVDEVEDLMALFVELIDREMQELHAEGVRMRFIGRIDRLDDSLRDKIAQAEALTAGNSRLRLFIAMNYGGRQEIVDAARRFVAAEAPEAGIEDFARHLYAPDMRDPELVIRTSGERRLSNFLLWQTAYAELHFSERMWPDFDEEGLAEALADYAGRERRFGGRTAS; translated from the coding sequence ATGGCGCTCTCCTCGCGCTGGCGCGCGGCCCGGTCGGCCATCGGCTTGGCCCGCGCCCCACGCCCCGCCCCGTCCGCGCCCGGCCCCGCCGTGCCGCGGTCGGTCGCGATCATCATGGACGGCAACGGGCGCTGGGCGCGCGAGCGTCGGCTGCCGGTCGGCGCCGGCCACCGCGCGGGTGCGCGCGCGCTCAAGCGGGTCGTGCGCGCGGCGGGTGACGCCGGCGTGGAGGACCTGACCATCTACTCGTTCTCCACCGAGAACTGGAGCCGGCCGGTCGACGAGGTGGAGGACCTGATGGCCCTCTTCGTCGAGCTGATCGACCGCGAGATGCAGGAACTCCACGCCGAGGGCGTCCGGATGCGCTTCATCGGCCGCATCGACCGCCTGGACGACTCGTTGCGCGACAAGATCGCCCAGGCCGAGGCGCTGACGGCCGGCAACTCACGCCTGCGCCTGTTCATCGCCATGAACTACGGGGGCCGCCAGGAGATCGTGGACGCGGCGCGGCGCTTCGTGGCCGCGGAGGCCCCCGAGGCCGGCATCGAGGACTTCGCCCGGCACCTCTACGCCCCGGACATGCGCGACCCCGAGCTGGTGATCCGCACCAGCGGCGAGCGGCGCCTGTCGAACTTCCTCCTGTGGCAGACGGCCTACGCCGAGCTGCACTTCTCCGAGCGGATGTGGCCGGACTTCGACGAGGAGGGCCTGGCCGAGGCGCTGGCCGACTACGCCGGCCGCGAGCGACGCTTCGGGGGGCGGACGGCATCCTGA
- the lspA gene encoding signal peptidase II codes for MSSTGTREAIGRAIERRQRRQVQSRWLWAVALAGLVFAADQLTKILVRTGLDMRQSIDLVPGLDLTRVNNTGIAFGLFPGRATIVAVLTVVALCAIAIALAGLVSRNPLVAAGAGLLVGGSLGNLVDRVRHAAVTDFVDVVGWPAFNVADVGIVVGAGLIVLGLLREEPRPEPDPAA; via the coding sequence ATGAGCTCCACCGGCACGCGGGAGGCCATCGGGCGCGCCATCGAGCGCCGCCAGCGGCGCCAGGTCCAGTCGCGCTGGCTGTGGGCGGTCGCGCTTGCGGGGCTGGTGTTCGCGGCCGACCAGCTGACCAAGATCCTGGTGCGCACAGGCCTCGACATGCGCCAGAGCATCGATCTGGTGCCGGGCCTGGACCTCACCCGTGTCAACAACACCGGGATCGCCTTCGGGCTGTTCCCCGGCCGGGCGACCATCGTCGCGGTGCTGACGGTCGTGGCGTTGTGCGCCATCGCCATCGCCCTGGCCGGCCTGGTGTCGCGCAACCCGCTGGTTGCGGCCGGGGCGGGCCTCCTGGTGGGCGGCAGCCTGGGCAACCTGGTCGACCGCGTGCGCCACGCGGCGGTCACGGACTTCGTGGACGTCGTCGGCTGGCCGGCGTTCAACGTGGCCGACGTCGGGATCGTCGTCGGCGCCGGCCTGATCGTGCTGGGGCTGCTGCGCGAAGAGCCCCGTCCCGAGCCCGACCCCGCGGCGTGA
- the proC gene encoding pyrroline-5-carboxylate reductase gives MSDSGAPTLGLIGAGAMGRALVAGIVRGTPAAAAGLRVADASPAAAEGAVAESGGTVTDAATAAGADLVCVAVKPADLGAVLEAVRPSLLPGAVVLSVAAGWDLDRLSGALPGVALVRTMPNLAVRHGAGVVAVAHRGVDGAGRRMLDGLLAPLGAVVELPEALFPVATALAGSGPGLVAVVAEALEEGAVAAGLSRAQARPMVAGVIAGTAALLAGGDDPATLRQSVSSPAGTTIEGIAVLERGAVRAHVADAVRAAARRAAEL, from the coding sequence TTGAGCGACTCGGGCGCACCCACCCTCGGGCTGATCGGCGCTGGCGCCATGGGCCGGGCCCTGGTGGCCGGCATCGTGCGCGGGACGCCCGCCGCGGCCGCCGGCCTGCGGGTGGCCGACGCATCCCCGGCCGCCGCCGAGGGCGCCGTGGCCGAGTCGGGCGGGACTGTGACGGACGCGGCGACCGCGGCCGGGGCCGACCTGGTGTGCGTGGCGGTCAAGCCGGCGGACCTCGGCGCCGTGCTGGAGGCCGTCCGGCCGTCGCTGCTCCCGGGGGCCGTGGTGTTGTCGGTGGCCGCCGGCTGGGACCTGGACCGGCTGTCCGGAGCCCTGCCCGGGGTGGCGCTGGTGCGCACCATGCCCAACCTCGCTGTGCGCCACGGCGCGGGCGTGGTGGCGGTGGCCCACCGCGGCGTGGATGGTGCGGGCCGGAGGATGCTCGACGGCCTGCTGGCGCCCCTGGGCGCCGTGGTGGAGCTGCCCGAGGCCCTCTTCCCGGTGGCGACCGCCCTCGCCGGCTCGGGGCCGGGGCTGGTGGCGGTGGTGGCGGAGGCCCTGGAGGAGGGGGCCGTCGCCGCCGGCCTCTCGCGCGCACAGGCGCGGCCGATGGTGGCCGGGGTGATCGCGGGCACCGCGGCCCTGCTGGCGGGGGGCGACGATCCCGCCACCCTGCGCCAGAGCGTCTCCTCGCCGGCCGGGACCACGATCGAGGGCATCGCGGTGCTGGAACGGGGCGCGGTGCGCGCCCACGTGGCCGACGCCGTGCGCGCCGCGGCCCGGCGTGCCGCCGAGCTGTGA
- a CDS encoding YggT family protein, with the protein MDQVELYVSALFTVFLIVIFMRIILSFVPRPPVDGPLRAVWNFVHQSTDWYLNIFRRFIPPIGMFDLSPILAILVLYILRGLVLSFF; encoded by the coding sequence ATGGATCAGGTCGAGCTCTATGTGAGCGCGCTGTTCACGGTGTTCCTGATCGTGATCTTCATGCGGATCATCCTGTCGTTCGTGCCGCGGCCGCCGGTGGACGGGCCGCTGCGCGCCGTGTGGAACTTCGTCCACCAGAGCACCGATTGGTACCTCAACATCTTCCGCCGCTTCATCCCGCCCATCGGGATGTTCGACCTCTCGCCGATCCTGGCGATCCTGGTGCTCTACATCCTGCGCGGCCTGGTCCTGTCGTTCTTCTAG
- a CDS encoding DUF4242 domain-containing protein — MELFTIRRRHLCRAEDIEAVDARSNAAAAERASRMRKVRSYILDEGDGWLGSICVYEADGAGTIEEHAAAAGLACHEVERVSLTDVARDDPSSGLG, encoded by the coding sequence ATGGAACTCTTCACCATCCGCCGGCGCCACCTGTGCCGCGCCGAGGACATCGAGGCGGTCGACGCACGATCGAACGCCGCGGCCGCCGAGCGTGCCTCGCGGATGCGCAAGGTGCGCAGCTACATCCTCGACGAGGGCGATGGCTGGCTGGGCAGCATCTGCGTCTACGAGGCGGACGGAGCCGGCACCATCGAGGAACACGCGGCGGCCGCGGGCCTCGCGTGCCACGAGGTCGAGCGCGTGAGCCTCACCGACGTGGCCCGGGACGACCCGTCCTCGGGTCTCGGCTAG
- a CDS encoding cell division protein SepF — translation MAVSDLWHRTLVYFGMADEPDDYDDELDDEDRRYDERGERERDRGRDRDRRSSAHEDLERSYRERPNVRRLGPRRRDNDFDDIFADEAPRGRAPVMRAVENRAHPSEVHLVVPKSFNDAQQIADRFKAGVPVILNLQSAETDLAKRLIDFSSGLTYALDGGMQRVADKVFMLTPRNVEVSAEERARLLEKGFFNQY, via the coding sequence ATGGCCGTCAGCGACCTCTGGCACCGCACTCTCGTCTACTTCGGCATGGCCGATGAGCCGGACGACTACGACGACGAACTCGACGACGAGGACCGCCGCTACGACGAACGCGGCGAGCGCGAGCGCGACCGGGGGCGCGACCGGGACCGGCGCAGCAGCGCCCATGAGGACCTCGAGCGCAGCTACCGCGAGCGGCCGAACGTGCGCCGGCTGGGGCCGCGCCGGCGCGACAACGACTTCGACGACATCTTCGCCGACGAGGCGCCGCGGGGCCGGGCCCCGGTCATGCGCGCGGTCGAGAACCGCGCTCACCCGTCCGAGGTCCACCTGGTCGTGCCCAAGAGCTTCAACGACGCCCAGCAGATCGCGGACCGGTTCAAGGCCGGCGTGCCGGTGATCCTGAATCTCCAGAGCGCCGAGACCGATCTGGCCAAGCGCCTGATCGACTTCTCCAGCGGCCTCACCTACGCCCTCGACGGCGGGATGCAGCGCGTGGCCGACAAGGTCTTCATGCTGACCCCGCGCAACGTCGAGGTGTCGGCCGAGGAGCGCGCGCGCCTGCTGGAGAAGGGCTTCTTCAACCAGTATTGA
- a CDS encoding BTAD domain-containing putative transcriptional regulator, which yields MRLFGEFTIEAAGRVVDLPSGRPRALLAWLALHPGSHQRSRLASRFWPDILDRSARASLRTALWRLRRALGEGVVWADRERAGLHAEPAVWVDTRAFDGLLEQARPEEALALVRGELLAGLDDDWVIEERRSVADRVAAAMEQMSARRAREGDPAGALDWARRRAALDPLDESAQRALMGALAAAGDPVGATRAYALLRERLRGELSLAPSEQTRELARAIGAGGEAAAPGGGRPEESQRAAVRPGSRRGAGPGRPRALPAPLALAGERPLVGRRQEIGRLLALEADTRAGGARTVLLTGEAGIGKTRVLAEVGAELAEAGSVILFGCAGRSARAAGAVLDAVSGHPELADGGSGPGQGPALDEVADRVCRLAEETAVVLMVDDAHHVDGAGAVLLSRMVAGAARLPLLVICAVRPEEMAPAGDLTRLLTSLERPDDPVDVALGPLDEAATDELCRRAGGDGVLSATIQRASGGNPLLALDMARSAGAPPAGGGTSRSAPIGARARAFVDWRLAAVGEGSARLLALAAVAGPSFELAVLERAWDLPEDELAGGVEDGLRAGLLVEDPGSPDRISFVHDLIRDDLLSRVGAARRRRLHARIAAALDADGTGDSADAARHWCAAGPAGDPDLAVERASAAAQSARASHRFGEAIELINGALALLGRDDPRRRALLARRAVDYLSLEHLLWTRLCGVRADG from the coding sequence GTGCGCCTCTTCGGCGAGTTCACGATCGAGGCGGCGGGTCGTGTGGTGGACCTGCCCAGCGGGCGTCCCCGCGCGCTGCTCGCCTGGCTGGCGCTACACCCCGGCAGCCATCAGCGGTCCCGCCTGGCGTCGCGCTTCTGGCCCGACATCCTCGATCGGAGCGCCCGCGCCAGTCTGCGGACCGCCCTGTGGCGGCTGCGGCGCGCACTGGGGGAAGGGGTGGTGTGGGCGGACCGGGAGCGGGCCGGCCTGCACGCCGAGCCCGCCGTATGGGTGGACACCCGGGCCTTCGACGGCCTCCTGGAGCAGGCGCGGCCCGAGGAGGCACTCGCCCTCGTCCGCGGGGAGTTGCTGGCGGGACTCGACGATGACTGGGTGATCGAGGAGCGGCGGTCCGTCGCCGACCGGGTGGCGGCGGCCATGGAGCAGATGTCGGCCCGCCGCGCGCGGGAGGGGGATCCCGCCGGCGCCCTCGACTGGGCGCGGCGCCGGGCGGCGCTCGACCCGCTCGACGAGTCCGCCCAGAGGGCGCTGATGGGCGCGCTGGCCGCCGCCGGCGATCCCGTCGGGGCGACGCGCGCGTACGCGCTCCTGCGCGAACGGCTGCGCGGAGAGCTGTCGCTGGCCCCGTCCGAGCAGACCCGGGAGCTGGCCCGTGCCATCGGCGCGGGCGGCGAGGCGGCCGCGCCGGGTGGCGGGCGCCCGGAGGAGTCGCAGCGCGCGGCGGTGCGGCCCGGATCCCGGCGCGGGGCGGGCCCCGGGCGACCCCGGGCGCTGCCGGCGCCGCTGGCCCTCGCGGGCGAGCGTCCGCTGGTGGGGCGCCGCCAGGAGATCGGCCGGCTGCTGGCGCTGGAGGCCGACACCCGCGCGGGCGGGGCTCGGACCGTCCTGCTCACCGGCGAGGCCGGCATCGGCAAGACGCGCGTCCTGGCCGAGGTGGGCGCGGAGCTCGCGGAGGCCGGCAGCGTGATCCTGTTCGGATGCGCGGGTCGGTCGGCGCGCGCCGCGGGCGCGGTGCTCGATGCGGTCTCGGGCCATCCGGAGCTGGCGGATGGCGGGTCCGGGCCGGGGCAGGGGCCGGCGCTCGACGAGGTGGCCGACAGGGTGTGCCGGCTGGCAGAGGAGACTGCTGTGGTGCTCATGGTGGACGACGCGCACCATGTGGACGGGGCGGGGGCGGTCCTGCTCTCCCGCATGGTGGCGGGCGCCGCCCGGCTGCCGCTGCTGGTGATCTGCGCGGTGCGCCCCGAGGAGATGGCCCCGGCCGGGGACCTGACGCGCCTCCTGACCTCGCTCGAGCGCCCCGACGACCCGGTGGACGTGGCGCTCGGGCCCCTCGACGAGGCCGCGACCGACGAGCTGTGCCGGCGCGCCGGCGGCGACGGGGTCCTCTCGGCCACGATCCAGCGCGCCAGCGGCGGCAACCCGCTGCTGGCCCTCGACATGGCCAGATCCGCGGGGGCCCCACCCGCCGGAGGCGGCACCTCCCGATCGGCGCCGATCGGTGCGCGGGCGCGGGCGTTCGTCGACTGGCGCCTGGCGGCGGTCGGCGAGGGCTCGGCCCGGCTGCTCGCGCTGGCGGCGGTGGCGGGACCGTCGTTCGAGCTGGCCGTGCTCGAGCGTGCGTGGGACCTCCCGGAGGACGAGCTGGCCGGCGGCGTGGAGGACGGCCTGCGTGCCGGGCTGCTGGTCGAGGATCCCGGTTCGCCGGATCGCATCAGCTTCGTCCACGACCTGATCCGTGACGACCTGCTCTCACGGGTCGGCGCCGCCCGGCGCCGGCGGTTGCACGCCCGGATCGCCGCCGCGCTCGACGCGGACGGCACGGGGGACTCGGCCGATGCCGCCCGCCACTGGTGCGCGGCCGGGCCGGCGGGGGACCCGGATCTCGCGGTCGAGCGGGCGAGCGCCGCGGCGCAGAGTGCACGGGCGTCGCATCGCTTCGGTGAGGCCATCGAACTGATCAATGGGGCCCTCGCCCTGCTTGGCCGGGACGACCCGCGCCGGCGCGCGCTGCTGGCGCGCCGGGCGGTCGACTACCTCAGCCTCGAGCACCTCCTGTGGACCCGCCTGTGCGGGGTCCGGGCCGATGGGTGA
- a CDS encoding DUF4242 domain-containing protein — protein sequence MPRYVVHRRFAGVSEAEMQEVNIRAGRLPVERFTDLTWEHSHVCIGRDGEFESFCIYRAPSAERLHEHAEVLGYHAVLDILEIIDDVTPADVGAGP from the coding sequence ATGCCCCGCTATGTCGTGCACAGGCGCTTCGCCGGCGTCAGCGAGGCGGAGATGCAGGAGGTGAACATCCGCGCTGGACGGCTTCCGGTGGAGCGGTTCACCGACCTCACCTGGGAGCACAGCCACGTGTGCATCGGACGGGACGGGGAGTTCGAGAGCTTCTGCATCTACCGAGCCCCGAGCGCCGAGCGGCTGCACGAGCACGCCGAGGTGCTCGGCTACCACGCCGTGCTGGACATCCTCGAGATCATCGATGACGTGACGCCGGCCGACGTGGGCGCCGGCCCCTGA